One window of Papaver somniferum cultivar HN1 chromosome 9, ASM357369v1, whole genome shotgun sequence genomic DNA carries:
- the LOC113308012 gene encoding uncharacterized protein LOC113308012 — protein sequence MMAKNSIPVLGLLLLCCFASITEATYKYKYQDPKKPLGARIRDLMGRMTLEEKIGQMTQIERAVATADVMKKYFIGSVLSGGGSVPAPQATAEAWVNMVNEMQKGALSTRLGIPMIYGIDAVHGHNNVYKATIFPHNVGLGVTRDPALIKKIGAATALEVRATGIPYAFAPCIAVCRDPRWGRCYESYSEDHKIVQLMTEIIPGLQGEPPKNYRKGVPFVAGKKNVAACAKHYVGDGGTTKGINENNTVINENGLYSIHMPAYYNSIYKGVSTIMVSYSSWNGQKMHANKKLITDFLKNTLHFRGFVISDWEGIDRITSPPHANYTYSIQAGVNAGIDMIMVPNNFNEFIDGLTQLVKKNVIPLSRIDDAVKRILRVKFTMGLFENPIADNSLANQLGSQEHRELAREAVRKSLVLLKNGKSAAYPLLPLPKKAPKILVAGSHADNLGNQCGGWTIQWQGVSGNELTSGTTILQAIKNTVDPTTQVVFNANPDAPFVKSNQFSYAIVVVGEVPYAETFGDSLNLTISEPGPSTINNVCGAIKCVVVVVSGRPVVIQPYLDKIEALVAAWLPGSEGQGVADALFGDYGFTGKLARTWFKTVDQLPMNVGDKHYDPLFPFGFGLVTKPSA from the exons ATGATGGCAAAGAATAGTATCCCAGTATTGGGGCTTCTACTATTGTGTTGTTTCGCGTCCATTACAGAAGCAACATACAAATACAAATACCAAGATCCCAAAAAACCACTAGGTGCTAGAATCAGGGACTTGATGGGTAGAATGACTTTGGAGGAGAAGATTGGACAAATGACACAGATCGAAAGAGCTGTTGCAACTGCTGATGTCATGAAGAAGTATTTCATTG GGAGTGTATTGAGCGGAGGAGGAAGTGTGCCAGCTCCTCAAGCCACTGCTGAAGCTTGGGTTAATATGGTAAATGAGATGCAGAAGGGTGCTCTCTCTACCCGTCTAGGGATTCCGATGATTTATGGAATTGATGCTGTTCACGGGCACAATAACGTTTACAAGGCAACTATCTTCCCCCACAATGTTGGGCTTGGAGTGACCAG GGATCCAGCACTTATCAAGAAGATTGGAGCTGCAACTGCTCTGGAAGTTAGAGCTACTGGTATTCCATATGCGTTTGCTCCATGCATTGCG GTTTGCAGAGACCCAAGATGGGGTCGGTGTTATGAGAGCTATAGTGAAGATCACAAAATCGTGCAGCTAATGACAGAGATCATACCTGGTTTACAAGGAGAACCtcctaaaaattatagaaaaggTGTTCCGTTTGTCGCTGGAAA GAAGAATGTGGCAGCTTGTGCTAAGCACTATGTGGGTGATGGTGGCACCACTAAGGGTATCAACGAAAATAACACCGTGATCAATGAAAATGGATTGTACAGTATTCACATGCCAGCATACTACAATTCAATCTACAAGGGTGTTTCAACTATCATGGTTTCGTACTCCAGTTGGAATGGGCAAAAGATGCATGCTAACAAGAAGCTTATCACTGATTTCCTCAAGAATACCCTACATTTCAGG GGTTTCGTCATTTCTGATTGGGAGGGTATTGACAGGATCACGTCTCCTCCTCATGCAAACTACACATATTCAATTCAAGCTGGAGTTAATGCTGGCATCGACATG ATCATGGTCCCCAACAACTTCAACGAATTCATTGATGGTCTGACCCaattggtgaagaagaacgtcaTCCCACTAAGTCGAATTGACGATGCTGTGAAGAGAATCTTGAGGGTTAAGTTCACAATGGGACTCTTTGAGAACCCAATAGCTGATAATAGCCTTGCTAACCAGCTTGGAAGCCAG GAACACAGAGAATTAGCAAGAGAAGCTGTGAGAAAATCACTAGTGCTGTTGAAGAACGGCAAATCTGCAGCTTATCCATTGTTGCCTCTTCCCAAGAAGGCCCCAAAGATCCTTGTTGCTGGAAGTCATGCTGATAACCTTGGTAATCAATGTGGTGGTTGGACCATCCAGTGGCAAGGAGTTAGCGGGAATGAGCTCACAAGTG GTACAACAATACTACAAGCAATCAAAAATACCGTTGACCCAACAACCCAAGTAGTTTTCAATGCAAACCCTGATGCACCATTTGTCAAGTCCAACCAATTCTCTTACGCCATTGTCGTTGTGGGTGAAGTTCCATACGCAGAGACCTTTGGTGACAGCTTGAACCTCACAATTTCTGAGCCTGGCCCAAGCACAATAAACAATGTGTGTGGAGCCATCAAGTGTGTTGTGGTTGTCGTCTCGGGTCGACCTGTCGTAATCCAACCTTACCTCGACAAAATTGAGGCACTAGTAGCAGCATGGTTACCAGGGAGTGAAGGTCAAGGTGTTGCTGATGCTCTATTTGGTGATTATGGGTTCACTGGCAAGCTAGCCCGCACCTGGTTCAAGACTGTTGATCAACTGCCAATGAATGTTGGTGACAAGCATTATGATCCCCTCTTCCCATTTGGATTTGGACTAGTTACAAAACCAAGTGCTTAG
- the LOC113312827 gene encoding uncharacterized protein LOC113312827 produces the protein MVSPKAIIRLCLLGGHYAASVIEFRIARKSLPDFSGWTRHMLGYDHSRKMLNNAHVTEAIRTSGEIFIYRDIPGIVTLLARWCVLTHTFICRWGERTITLEDVAALLHLPVTSNLPIVFSAEETKTCTTLRTEMIRINVIGNCYSQWLKHWFSVEKDPARPDDSTLIIFVLLSLWLSRYVFEDDSSQLKAFVIHLARWIKVESYVNTLFIQACLWEHLSNYAPTPRNILQKKCVDSHHAFSEDNNARIMRWSNKMPRSRVRLDDLMDNEADYDFRSWAPVPSYVSRLTSFAGEEDVVLQFGNNLTDGEKHLC, from the exons ATGGTTTCTCCAAAAGCCATCATCCGTTTATGTTTACTAGGAGGACATTATGCTGCTTCAGTCATAGAATTTAGGATTGCTAGAAAATCCTTGCCTGATTTTTCTGGGTGGACGAGACATATGCTCGGTTATGATCATTCCAGGAAGATGTTGAACAATGCACATGTTACTGAAGCCATTAGAACGTCTGGAGAAATCTTCATATATCGCGACATACCTGGTATCGTGACTTTGCTTGCTCGATGGTGTGTTCTTACACACACATtcatatgtaggtggggtgaaCGTACCATTACCTTGGAGGATGTTGCCGCTTTGCTTCATCTGCCAGTCACTAGTAATCTCCCCATTGTGTTTTCTGCAGAAGAAACTAAAACATGTACAACTTTAAGGACTGAGATGATTAGGATCAATGTCATAGGAAATTGTTATTCCCAGTGGTTGAAGCATTGGTTCTCGGTAGAAAAAGATCCGGCCAGACCTGATGACAGCACCCTGATTATTTTCGTATTGTTGTCATTGTGGTTATCTAGGTATGTGTTTGAAGACGACAGTTCCCAGCTGAAAGCATTTGTAATTCATCTTGCAAGATGGATCAAG GTGGAATCATATGTTAACACGCTATTCATCCAAGCGTGTTTGTGGGAACACCTGAgtaattatgcacctactccacgcaATATTTTGCAGAAGAAATGCGTAGATTCTCATCATGCTTTTTCTGAAGACAATAACGCAAGGATAATGCGTTGGTCCAATAAGATGCCACGTTCTAGGGTACGCCTTGATGATTTGATGGATAATGAAGCTGACTACGATTTCCGTTCGTGGGCACCAGTCCCTTCTTATGTCTCTCGGTTAACCAGCTTTGCTGGAGAAGAGGATGTAGTGCTACAATTCGGTAACAATCTTACCGATGGTGAAAAACAtttatgctga